One genomic segment of Timaviella obliquedivisa GSE-PSE-MK23-08B includes these proteins:
- a CDS encoding winged helix-turn-helix domain-containing protein, giving the protein MKLREEDCSAFGRLVLQYLKDNPQISMSELARQVKLSHAGLSWICLKRSSPNEETAGRVAQVIGADFNKIARLVHENKLEKLASLSNLNYVAKLDKKWVSRPIPVEDAIAGLNAVFHAYHYVVRNVPEVEKPTDFQIYKESYEIVSGQFVNNGKRFVKTKSQDRL; this is encoded by the coding sequence ATGAAATTACGCGAGGAAGATTGTTCTGCTTTTGGTCGGCTTGTCTTACAGTATCTTAAAGATAATCCGCAAATTAGTATGAGTGAGCTTGCTAGACAGGTTAAACTCTCTCATGCAGGGTTAAGTTGGATTTGTCTCAAGCGAAGTAGCCCCAACGAAGAGACGGCAGGGCGTGTTGCTCAGGTAATTGGAGCAGACTTTAATAAGATTGCTCGTCTTGTCCATGAGAATAAATTAGAGAAGTTAGCAAGTCTTAGCAACTTGAACTATGTTGCAAAACTCGATAAAAAATGGGTGTCTAGACCGATTCCTGTAGAAGATGCGATCGCAGGATTAAATGCTGTGTTTCATGCGTACCATTATGTTGTTAGAAATGTTCCTGAAGTGGAAAAACCGACTGATTTTCAAATATATAAGGAGTCATATGAAATTGTTAGTGGACAATTTGTAAATAACGGTAAAAGGTTTGTAAAAACAAAGTCTCAGGATCGGCTTTAA
- the glgX gene encoding glycogen debranching protein GlgX yields the protein MYLPLWPGNVYPLGSYWDGKGTNFALSSENATGVELCLFDRNDQETRLSLTEVSNFIWHGYLPGVGPGQRYGYRVHGPYEPQRGLRFNPHKLLIDPYAKALDGDVGNGPEIFGYDWNSPDQDLSFSELDSASRVPKAVVVDQSFDWQGDTLLRTPWHETIIYEVHVKGFTKLHPDIPEELRGTYAGMSHPAAIEHLQQLGITAIELIPIHHFLAYPGHLADKGLKNYWGYDSINYFAPHAAYSASGTGGQQVTEFKEMVKALHHAGIEVILDVVYNHTGEGNQLGPTLSFRGIDNSNYYRVVEGNERYYMDFTGCGNSLCMRHPQVLKLITDSLRYWVTEMHVDGFRFDLASALARELYEVNSLAAFFNIIHQDPVLAGVKLIAEPWDVGEGGYQVGNFPVLWSEWNGRYRDTVRDFWRGEDETLGEFAYRFTGSPDLYFQQNGRRPNASINFITAHDGFTLNDLVSYNEKRNEANGENSQDGESHNRSWNCGVEGVTDDPEVLQLRERQRRNLLVTLMLSQGVPMLLGGDELGRSQMGNNNGYCQDNPLSWFDWDLVKGNEDLVNFCRELIYFRRGHPVFRRRKWFQGQPIRGVPDIGWYDPDGTEHTEEEWQKGYPKIIGVFLNGEGIPSPGAQGQKVRDDSFLILFNAYWEMVEFILPMAMPHVRWQMTVDTKEPRFIQEERIFTADQSVPLIDRSMVVLCLLT from the coding sequence ATGTATCTACCACTGTGGCCCGGCAATGTTTACCCTTTAGGTTCTTACTGGGATGGGAAAGGAACAAACTTTGCTTTGTCCTCTGAAAACGCAACGGGTGTCGAATTATGCTTGTTCGATCGCAATGATCAAGAAACTCGCTTGTCTTTAACAGAGGTTAGTAATTTCATATGGCATGGTTATTTGCCAGGTGTGGGGCCAGGGCAGCGCTATGGATATCGAGTGCATGGTCCCTACGAGCCCCAGAGAGGACTTCGCTTCAATCCTCATAAGCTCTTAATTGATCCCTATGCCAAGGCGTTAGATGGAGATGTAGGTAACGGTCCTGAAATCTTTGGGTATGACTGGAACAGCCCTGACCAAGATTTATCTTTCTCAGAGCTAGACAGTGCTTCGCGAGTGCCCAAAGCAGTTGTGGTCGATCAGTCGTTTGATTGGCAAGGCGATACTCTTTTGCGAACCCCTTGGCATGAAACCATTATTTATGAGGTGCATGTCAAGGGATTTACTAAGCTCCATCCCGATATTCCTGAAGAATTGCGGGGAACTTATGCCGGAATGAGCCATCCAGCTGCGATCGAACATTTACAACAGTTGGGCATTACCGCTATTGAACTGATCCCGATTCATCATTTCTTAGCCTATCCAGGACATTTAGCTGATAAAGGACTGAAGAATTATTGGGGCTATGATTCCATTAACTACTTTGCACCTCACGCGGCATACAGCGCAAGTGGTACAGGTGGACAGCAAGTAACAGAATTTAAGGAAATGGTCAAGGCGCTACATCATGCTGGCATTGAAGTGATTCTTGATGTGGTTTATAACCATACGGGCGAAGGAAATCAGTTGGGTCCTACCCTTTCCTTTCGAGGAATTGATAATTCTAATTACTACCGGGTTGTAGAGGGGAACGAGCGCTATTACATGGACTTTACAGGCTGTGGTAATTCTCTTTGTATGCGCCATCCTCAAGTATTAAAGCTTATTACTGACAGTTTGCGCTATTGGGTAACCGAGATGCATGTTGACGGCTTCCGCTTTGATTTAGCTTCTGCGTTAGCGCGTGAGCTATATGAAGTTAATAGCTTGGCTGCATTCTTCAACATCATTCATCAAGATCCGGTGCTTGCAGGGGTGAAGTTAATCGCTGAGCCGTGGGATGTGGGAGAGGGCGGCTACCAGGTCGGTAATTTTCCGGTACTTTGGTCGGAGTGGAATGGCAGATACCGTGATACTGTCCGAGATTTTTGGCGGGGTGAAGATGAGACATTGGGGGAGTTTGCTTATCGCTTCACGGGTAGTCCCGACTTATATTTTCAGCAGAATGGACGACGTCCCAATGCAAGCATTAACTTTATTACGGCTCATGACGGTTTTACGTTAAATGATTTAGTGAGTTATAACGAAAAACGCAATGAGGCGAATGGTGAAAATAGTCAGGATGGAGAAAGCCATAATCGTTCTTGGAACTGTGGAGTAGAAGGTGTAACGGATGATCCAGAAGTGTTGCAGCTACGGGAACGTCAACGGCGAAATTTGTTGGTTACGCTGATGTTATCTCAGGGCGTACCAATGCTGCTAGGTGGCGATGAGTTAGGACGATCGCAGATGGGTAACAATAATGGTTACTGTCAAGACAATCCGCTTTCCTGGTTTGATTGGGACTTAGTTAAAGGAAACGAAGATTTAGTTAACTTCTGCCGTGAACTAATTTATTTCCGCCGGGGGCATCCGGTCTTTCGTCGCCGCAAGTGGTTTCAAGGTCAGCCCATTCGAGGGGTGCCTGATATTGGGTGGTATGATCCAGACGGGACAGAGCATACAGAAGAAGAATGGCAAAAAGGTTACCCTAAAATTATTGGAGTTTTCTTGAATGGAGAAGGAATTCCTAGCCCTGGTGCCCAAGGGCAAAAAGTTCGGGATGACAGTTTTCTAATCCTCTTTAATGCCTATTGGGAAATGGTTGAGTTTATCTTACCGATGGCAATGCCCCACGTCCGATGGCAAATGACTGTTGATACTAAAGAGCCTCGCTTTATTCAAGAGGAACGGATTTTCACTGCTGACCAATCGGTGCCTTTAATCGATCGCTCTATGGTTGTCCTGTGTCTATTAACTTAA